The genomic window AGGCCAGACGATGAGTCATATCCAGGAACTCATTCCGCCGCGGCCCGCCCCCATTGTCGCCGATAAGCCGCTTAATCTTTCCCGCATCGTCGGTATAGCCGTCATCACGCTGTGGCTGCTGCTCGCCGCCGGGCTGATCTTCGCCATGATCGAAGGCTGGGACTGGGATAAATTCGGACGTTACGGTCCACGCTACATCGATGGCCTCATCACCACCATCACGCTGGTCGGCAGCTCAATTATTCTCGGCGCGATCCTGTCGGTGCCGATCGCCTTTGCCCGCATGTCGGAAAACCGCATCATCGGCGCGGTCGCTTATGTCTATGTCTATGTGTTCCGCAGCACGCCGCTTCTGGCCCAGCTTTTCCTGATCTATTACGGCCTTGGCAGCTTCCGCCCGGCGCTGGAAGCCGTCGATCTGTGGTGGTTCTTCCGCGAAGCCTGGTATTGCGGCCTTCTGTCGCTGACGCTCAACACCGCCGCCTATCAGGCCGAAATCCTGCGTGGCGCCATCCAGAGCGTGCCGCGCGGCCAGCACGAGGGTGCGGCCTCGCTCGGTATTTCGAAATTCATCACCTTCCGCAAGGTCATCCTGCCGCAGGCGCTGATCGTGGCGCTGCGCCCCTATGGCAACGAGATCATCCTGATGATCAAGGGCTCGGCGGTGGTCTCCATCGTGACGGTTTTCGACCTGATGGGACA from Agrobacterium tumefaciens includes these protein-coding regions:
- a CDS encoding ABC transporter permease translates to MSHIQELIPPRPAPIVADKPLNLSRIVGIAVITLWLLLAAGLIFAMIEGWDWDKFGRYGPRYIDGLITTITLVGSSIILGAILSVPIAFARMSENRIIGAVAYVYVYVFRSTPLLAQLFLIYYGLGSFRPALEAVDLWWFFREAWYCGLLSLTLNTAAYQAEILRGAIQSVPRGQHEGAASLGISKFITFRKVILPQALIVALRPYGNEIILMIKGSAVVSIVTVFDLMGQTRYAFSRTFDYQAYLWAAIFYLTIVETLRHVWAWLEARLTRHLKR